The following coding sequences lie in one bacterium genomic window:
- a CDS encoding DUF427 domain-containing protein: MPSGESLYHKYPDYKLEFEVPSQRVQVRVAGRVIAESSRALRVLETRHEPVLYFPREDVRMELLERTDHETFCPFKGDACYYSLRLADQSEENLVWTYEDPFDQAADLKDYLSFYADRVEFLLDS; encoded by the coding sequence ATGCCCTCAGGAGAATCTCTCTATCACAAGTATCCCGACTACAAACTGGAGTTCGAGGTGCCGTCACAACGCGTACAGGTGCGGGTTGCTGGGCGAGTCATCGCGGAAAGCTCGCGTGCGCTGCGCGTGCTCGAAACCAGACACGAGCCGGTTCTCTACTTCCCGCGCGAAGACGTGCGCATGGAGCTACTGGAGCGCACCGATCACGAAACTTTCTGTCCCTTCAAGGGCGACGCCTGCTATTACTCGCTTCGACTCGCAGACCAGAGCGAAGAGAATCTCGTCTGGACCTACGAAGATCCTTTCGATCAAGCAGCGGACCTGAAGGACTATCTGTCCTTCTATGCCGATCGAGTCGAGTTCCTCCTGGATTCCTAG